The following proteins come from a genomic window of Nitrosopumilaceae archaeon AB1(1):
- a CDS encoding Mov34/MPN/PAD-1 family protein codes for MFGKSKYQRTVILTLTTRDSILSFCKMNHPNEGVLILRGKSKKGAINIDGLVIPPFSHSGPTFAGFPHSFLPFDLSYVGMVHSHPSGSAKPSLTDLNNFFGLVSLIVQFPYENDDIFAWDSEGKSIPLSVL; via the coding sequence TTGTTTGGAAAATCGAAATATCAACGTACAGTCATACTAACTCTTACAACCCGTGATAGTATTCTCTCTTTTTGTAAAATGAATCATCCAAATGAAGGAGTATTGATCCTTCGAGGTAAATCAAAAAAAGGCGCCATAAACATTGATGGTCTAGTAATCCCACCCTTTTCCCATTCTGGACCTACCTTTGCAGGTTTTCCACACTCTTTTCTTCCATTTGATTTGAGCTATGTGGGAATGGTTCACTCTCATCCAAGTGGTTCGGCCAAACCCTCACTCACGGATTTGAATAACTTTTTTGGTCTTGTCTCATTAATCGTCCAATTTCCATATGAAAATGATGATATCTTTGCTTGGGACAGTGAGGGTAAATCGATACCACTATCAGTATTGTAA
- a CDS encoding ABC transporter permease, which yields MNIWSQMIKSKTGFVGFVMLSILVGLSIFVFAYIPDETTRQWNNVEYWINLPKAAVPAWINWFITEKIPEHQILRAVEVKSSNSENIKISSERFLLDYKYDAPLSDFIYEYTIQYSGAPILQLTIQGPDGVTTLLKSVSLPYGINSTYTNRIFSTDESLRKNIQLQSMNRNSKEVTIQDIFLKDGKTIQGNFIFTTNMYGVQDSSFEFVESRLIIGGKVYGVMGTDELRRDLAIGLLWGTPLALLIGITVAVGSVVLGLFYGIYAGYKKGRTDEVMMRFNDVIYALPVLPFLIILAVTISSSIFLIMIFLLIFGWVGVAKVSRSITLQVRNRGFVLASKNMGQRDFKIIFKHIVPQLLPYAFASIAISVPAAITTEAGLSFLGLGDPTFPTWGNILHDANIYGAAIRGMWWWIVPPGVMIAITGLAFVFIGNAMDKILNPKRETKSLRVSF from the coding sequence ATGAATATCTGGAGTCAGATGATTAAATCAAAGACTGGTTTTGTCGGTTTTGTAATGTTATCCATACTAGTTGGACTATCAATCTTTGTCTTTGCATACATTCCAGATGAAACAACAAGGCAGTGGAACAATGTTGAGTATTGGATAAATCTGCCCAAAGCTGCGGTGCCAGCATGGATAAACTGGTTTATTACAGAAAAAATTCCCGAACATCAAATTTTAAGAGCAGTAGAGGTGAAGAGTAGTAATTCTGAGAACATAAAGATATCATCAGAGAGGTTTCTGCTAGACTACAAATATGATGCACCGTTGAGTGATTTCATCTACGAATATACCATACAGTACTCTGGTGCTCCAATACTACAACTAACTATACAAGGGCCAGACGGTGTAACTACATTGTTAAAATCAGTATCACTACCATACGGAATAAATTCCACATATACTAATAGAATATTTTCAACTGATGAATCATTGCGTAAAAATATTCAACTACAATCAATGAATAGGAATTCTAAAGAAGTTACAATACAAGATATATTTTTAAAAGATGGCAAAACCATTCAAGGAAATTTTATATTTACAACAAATATGTATGGTGTACAAGATTCGTCTTTTGAATTTGTTGAATCTAGACTAATAATTGGAGGCAAAGTGTATGGAGTGATGGGAACCGATGAATTACGCAGAGATTTGGCCATAGGATTACTTTGGGGAACACCGCTTGCGCTGCTAATTGGGATTACGGTAGCAGTAGGCTCGGTAGTTTTAGGATTATTTTATGGAATTTATGCAGGCTACAAAAAGGGTCGAACAGATGAAGTTATGATGAGATTTAATGATGTAATTTACGCATTACCTGTATTACCGTTTCTCATAATACTAGCAGTTACAATTAGTAGCAGCATATTTCTAATAATGATATTTTTACTCATATTCGGATGGGTTGGGGTGGCCAAAGTGTCTAGAAGCATCACATTACAAGTTAGAAACAGAGGATTTGTACTCGCATCTAAAAATATGGGACAGCGAGATTTTAAAATTATTTTCAAGCACATAGTTCCACAACTATTACCATACGCATTTGCAAGTATTGCAATATCTGTACCAGCTGCAATAACAACAGAGGCAGGACTCAGCTTTTTAGGATTAGGAGATCCAACATTTCCCACATGGGGCAACATACTGCATGATGCAAATATTTACGGAGCTGCAATTAGAGGAATGTGGTGGTGGATTGTGCCACCAGGGGTCATGATTGCAATCACAGGGTTGGCATTTGTGTTTATTGGAAACGCAATGGATAAAATTTTAAATCCAAAAAGAGAGACTAAAAGTCTGCGCGTTTCATTTTAG
- a CDS encoding ABC transporter permease, which produces MGFKRYIVKRMVTIFIILIITIFITVSLVGSSMDIILKQGIATNVRTEVVASVTSSSMSSDELDELINDNIQQRIKTLGLDNPWYSPQRLGESMYKILILDFGRSMFLTSDSGSSKVLDIIIEKLPRTILLFTTATIIIGIIGIFLGAYAANKTNSMIDKITSTFAVISTSFPVWWVGILLIFVFSFVYQIFPSRATPTVPVDDPYYIFNLLYHITLPVITIVLIGFGAWAYLVRNFMVGIMQEDYILSKKIIGIKKRDIIYKHALRNAAPPIITILALSLSGSLGGSIITEAVFDWPGMGRLYFDAITVLDLPIIVATTYVLTALFLVSILITDLLYGYFDPRIKTGVEE; this is translated from the coding sequence ATGGGATTTAAGCGCTATATTGTGAAGCGTATGGTAACAATATTCATCATACTAATAATTACCATATTCATCACAGTATCGCTAGTTGGCTCTAGTATGGATATAATACTAAAGCAGGGCATAGCAACAAATGTCAGAACAGAAGTTGTAGCATCGGTTACCAGTTCGTCAATGTCATCTGATGAATTAGATGAATTGATCAATGACAACATACAACAACGAATAAAAACTTTAGGATTGGATAATCCATGGTACTCTCCACAACGCTTAGGAGAATCTATGTATAAAATTCTAATACTAGATTTTGGAAGATCCATGTTTCTAACTAGCGATAGTGGATCATCAAAAGTGCTTGACATAATAATTGAAAAGTTACCTCGAACTATATTATTATTTACCACAGCTACAATAATAATTGGAATAATAGGAATATTTCTTGGCGCATACGCTGCAAACAAAACTAATTCTATGATAGATAAAATCACATCTACATTTGCAGTAATCAGCACTAGTTTTCCAGTATGGTGGGTAGGAATATTATTAATTTTTGTATTTTCTTTTGTATATCAAATATTCCCATCACGTGCAACACCAACAGTACCTGTAGATGACCCATATTACATTTTTAATTTATTATATCATATCACACTTCCAGTAATTACTATTGTACTCATAGGATTTGGAGCATGGGCGTATTTGGTTAGAAATTTCATGGTAGGAATAATGCAAGAGGACTATATACTCTCAAAGAAGATAATTGGGATAAAAAAGAGGGACATTATTTACAAACATGCACTAAGAAATGCTGCTCCTCCAATAATTACCATTCTTGCCCTAAGTCTTTCCGGTTCACTAGGAGGCTCTATAATTACAGAGGCAGTGTTTGATTGGCCAGGAATGGGACGGCTATACTTTGATGCAATAACAGTGCTAGATTTGCCAATAATAGTTGCTACAACGTATGTTTTGACAGCGTTGTTCCTTGTGAGCATACTGATTACAGACTTGTTGTATGGATACTTTGATCCGAGAATAAAGACAGGAGTAGAGGAATGA
- a CDS encoding phosphoribosylglycinamide synthetase C domain-containing protein produces the protein MVRDKFLIVGSGGRESAFAQRLVKENIQLYAVISHKNPLITHCVEESGGTYLVADSSDPCVVLNFVKEHAIDYTFVSADQPLANGVVDILLENNFKAIGGNKKATRIEWDKIYSIQMMQKVCPEFTPFYKIISNTDSLKDAISEFESKGLDIVVKPQGLTGGKGVKVMPEHLSTYQDCINYASSLLKKTDRDEKVLLIEKLQGIEFTIMGITDGKHLIVSPATYDYPFRHEDDMGAGTGGMGCFTDSDGKLPFMSDKDLDDCKLIMQRIIDEIKSKNLLFNGVLNGGFFKTQNGIKFMEFNGRFGDPEGLNILSILDESFSKLIIHLWNKTLSEDAISFLKKASVTKYLVAKEYPDESSDIISFTINEKAITDLGVKIFFASCIKTGPHMYETLKKSRVVAFSVVSDTIEDASSRINKAIDTHVKGKLEYRRDIGSEKSLKKLKRIMGRW, from the coding sequence ATGGTCAGAGATAAATTTCTCATTGTAGGAAGCGGAGGACGTGAAAGCGCCTTTGCTCAAAGACTTGTAAAAGAAAACATACAGTTGTATGCAGTTATCAGTCACAAAAACCCACTCATCACACACTGTGTTGAAGAATCAGGTGGGACGTACTTGGTTGCTGATTCTAGTGACCCATGTGTAGTTTTGAATTTTGTAAAAGAGCATGCCATTGATTATACTTTTGTGAGTGCCGACCAGCCCTTGGCTAATGGTGTTGTTGATATTTTACTGGAAAATAATTTTAAAGCCATTGGNGGGAACAAAAAAGCGACACGCATTGAATGGGATAAAATCTATTCCATCCAAATGATGCAAAAAGTATGTCCAGAATTTACACCTTTTTACAAGATTATTTCAAATACTGACTCTTTAAAAGATGCGATATCTGAATTTGAATCAAAAGGGCTTGACATAGTAGTAAAGCCACAGGGGCTCACCGGTGGTAAAGGTGTAAAGGTAATGCCTGAGCATTTATCGACATATCAGGATTGCATTAATTATGCTTCTTCTCTTCTCAAGAAAACAGACCGAGATGAAAAAGTTTTGCTGATCGAAAAACTGCAAGGCATAGAGTTTACCATTATGGGGATTACTGATGGCAAACACCTCATAGTCTCCCCTGCAACTTACGACTATCCATTTCGACATGAGGATGACATGGGGGCAGGAACCGGAGGTATGGGATGCTTTACTGATTCAGATGGGAAACTCCCGTTTATGAGCGACAAGGATTTGGATGATTGTAAACTCATAATGCAGAGAATCATTGATGAAATAAAATCAAAAAATCTACTATTCAATGGTGTTCTGAATGGTGGGTTTTTCAAAACACAAAATGGTATAAAGTTTATGGAATTTAATGGACGCTTTGGTGATCCTGAAGGGTTGAATATTCTCAGTATTCTTGACGAATCTTTCTCTAAATTAATAATACATCTTTGGAACAAGACACTATCTGAAGATGCTATCTCTTTTCTCAAAAAAGCTAGTGTTACCAAATATTTAGTTGCAAAAGAATATCCGGATGAGAGTAGTGATATAATTTCTTTCACTATAAATGAAAAAGCCATAACTGACCTTGGTGTAAAGATATTCTTTGCATCCTGCATCAAAACAGGACCACACATGTATGAGACCTTGAAGAAATCACGAGTTGTTGCATTTAGTGTTGTTTCAGATACCATTGAGGATGCCTCATCTCGAATAAACAAGGCTATTGACACACACGTCAAAGGTAAATTAGAGTACCGACGCGATATTGGCTCTGAAAAGAGTCTGAAAAAATTAAAAAGAATCATGGGGAGGTGGTAA
- a CDS encoding transposase has protein sequence MRYDDTVINGALQMYFSGMSVRKIADHYEMLGTDVSYKTIYNW, from the coding sequence ATGCGTTATGATGATACTGTAATTAATGGTGCTTTACAGATGTATTTTTCAGGTATGAGTGTAAGAAAAATAGCCGATCACTATGAGATGTTGGGAACTGATGTATCATACAAAACGATCTATAATTGGTAG
- a CDS encoding DDE-type integrase/transposase/recombinase produces the protein MTKQVAGNKNPKHFITDGLPTYMKSSKKVFGKKTLHTRHIHLKGDKQNNKMKRFNGSFRDREQTFRGLKKKDSSVIDGYHIYYNFTRKHLALNGLTPSESVGIIIDSKNKWKVLIQNASIK, from the coding sequence ATGACTAAACAGGTTGCAGGGAATAAAAACCCTAAACACTTCATTACAGATGGACTTCCTACATACATGAAATCAAGTAAGAAAGTATTTGGTAAAAAGACTTTACACACTAGACACATACATCTTAAAGGCGATAAACAAAATAACAAAATGAAACGATTCAATGGATCATTCAGAGATAGAGAACAAACATTTAGAGGTTTGAAGAAAAAAGACAGTTCTGTTATTGATGGTTATCACATATATTATAATTTCACTAGAAAACATTTGGCTCTTAACGGGTTAACTCCTAGTGAATCGGTAGGAATCATCATAGATAGTAAGAATAAGTGGAAAGTGTTAATCCAAAATGCTTCCATAAAATAA
- the aspS gene encoding aspartate--tRNA(Asn) ligase: protein MLNALSNSRRTHYSDELFSATGAVTVMGWVVSVRGHGNISFLTLKDKNGTIQIVCKKDSCSADLFEKLSTLKVHTSVGIVGTVVKSPKAPNGIELVPQDVLIFSESKKIPPFEPFAQDIKNIDTRLEVRSINLRRNVLLDIFNIRSLVLKNIRNYFYDQQFIETNTPKIISSATEGGSALFSIFYYNKPAFLAQSPQLYKEQLVMSFEKVFEIAPIFRAEASRTNRHLSEAISIDLEEAYVDYNNIMVRVEGIIRTSADAVNLYLKANSESKIAPVVIPDIIPRYSYTELIDKIRTSGKTLEFGDNLYPSLLQKIGLKGFYFIKDWPLGPKPFYVKSSDSDENISESFDLMYGDLELSSGSSRIFDSDELKQRMTNKGLKTESFQYHLSAFDFGVPPHAGCGIGLERLLMALTNTTNIRDVTLYPRDVDRLTP, encoded by the coding sequence TTGTTGAACGCATTATCAAACTCTCGTAGAACACACTATTCAGATGAATTATTCTCTGCTACAGGTGCTGTGACTGTTATGGGTTGGGTCGTCAGCGTACGGGGTCATGGGAATATCTCTTTTTTAACACTAAAAGATAAAAATGGAACCATTCAAATAGTTTGTAAAAAAGATTCATGCTCTGCGGATTTATTTGAAAAATTATCTACACTCAAAGTACATACCTCGGTTGGAATTGTAGGTACAGTTGTAAAATCCCCCAAAGCTCCCAACGGTATAGAACTAGTACCTCAAGACGTTTTAATCTTTTCAGAATCCAAAAAAATTCCACCCTTTGAACCGTTTGCTCAGGATATCAAAAATATAGATACTAGACTAGAGGTGCGCTCTATAAATCTCCGACGTAATGTACTACTAGACATCTTTAACATACGTAGTCTGGTTTTGAAAAACATACGCAACTATTTTTACGATCAACAATTTATAGAGACTAATACCCCAAAGATAATATCTAGTGCAACAGAGGGTGGTTCTGCATTATTTTCTATATTTTATTACAACAAACCTGCATTCCTTGCACAGAGTCCACAACTTTACAAGGAACAACTTGTAATGAGTTTTGAGAAAGTCTTTGAAATTGCACCAATATTTAGAGCCGAGGCATCTAGGACAAACAGACATCTATCTGAGGCAATATCTATTGATCTTGAAGAGGCGTATGTTGATTACAATAATATCATGGTTAGAGTAGAGGGTATAATACGCACATCTGCTGATGCTGTTAATCTATATCTCAAGGCTAATTCTGAGTCAAAGATTGCCCCCGTTGTAATACCTGATATCATCCCTCGATACTCTTACACAGAGTTGATTGACAAGATTCGCACTAGTGGAAAAACACTAGAGTTTGGAGATAATCTATATCCTTCTCTTTTACAAAAGATTGGGTTGAAAGGTTTCTATTTTATCAAAGATTGGCCACTTGGTCCAAAACCTTTCTATGTTAAGAGTAGTGATTCGGATGAAAATATCTCTGAATCCTTTGATTTGATGTATGGTGATCTTGAATTGTCTTCTGGCAGCTCTAGGATATTTGATTCAGATGAATTGAAACAACGAATGACAAACAAGGGGTTAAAGACTGAATCATTTCAGTATCATTTATCTGCGTTTGATTTTGGTGTGCCACCACACGCTGGCTGTGGAATTGGTCTTGAGCGATTACTAATGGCACTTACAAATACTACTAATATCAGAGATGTAACACTATACCCTAGGGATGTTGACAGACTTACTCCGTGA
- the gatA gene encoding Asp-tRNA(Asn)/Glu-tRNA(Gln) amidotransferase subunit GatA, whose translation MMNLDISISQYISDVINGEFTSEEFVSQTMDEIKRRDDTLHAYVHIYDDIINHAKKINRKIQSGTAGKCLGLPISIKDNICVQNNPVTCGSKILKDYIAPYDATVISRLKNEDATLVGGPNMDEFAMGITTEFSAYGPSKNPWNIDCVPGGSSGGCAVAVSANMCLASLGSDTGGSVRNPASFCSIVGYKPTYGLISRFGLVSYANSIEQIGPMTRTVDDTAFLLEIISGHDSNDNTTIGFESENYLDGIDLGVEGKKFGIINNDSSLKFDKEVESATSEAVSGLENMGAISSDVNIDMLKYSVAAYYTITSTEAASNLARFDNIRYGYDFDSRGFEFNSYISQARKQFGPEVTRRMILGGFVPSAGHAGKYFLKALKVKTALIQETEQIFKDVDFLISPTVPILPFRIGAKIDNPIALFSIDLTTVLANLSGCPAISVPFALSADSLPIGIQIMAPHGKDKSLLCAAKALEKISKVNKS comes from the coding sequence ATGATGAATCTTGACATCTCAATTTCACAATACATCTCTGATGTTATTAATGGTGAATTTACCTCTGAGGAATTTGTATCACAAACCATGGATGAAATTAAGCGACGTGATGACACACTACACGCATATGTGCATATTTATGATGATATAATTAATCATGCAAAAAAGATAAATCGTAAAATTCAATCCGGTACAGCAGGCAAGTGTCTGGGATTACCAATATCAATTAAAGATAACATCTGTGTTCAGAACAACCCTGTAACCTGTGGCTCTAAAATTCTCAAAGACTATATCGCGCCCTATGATGCTACTGTGATTAGTCGATTGAAAAATGAAGATGCTACACTTGTTGGTGGTCCAAACATGGATGAATTTGCAATGGGAATCACAACTGAGTTTAGCGCTTATGGTCCTAGTAAAAATCCGTGGAATATTGATTGTGTCCCTGGTGGCTCCTCTGGGGGTTGTGCAGTTGCTGTAAGTGCAAATATGTGTTTAGCATCTTTGGGTTCAGATACCGGTGGCTCTGTAAGGAACCCTGCGAGTTTTTGCTCCATTGTAGGGTATAAACCGACATATGGTCTGATTAGTAGATTCGGTCTTGTATCATATGCCAATAGTATTGAGCAGATCGGTCCTATGACTAGGACAGTTGATGATACAGCGTTTCTACTTGAAATTATTTCTGGCCATGACAGTAATGATAACACCACGATAGGCTTTGAATCTGAGAATTATTTGGATGGGATTGATCTTGGAGTTGAGGGCAAAAAGTTTGGAATAATAAATAATGATTCAAGTTTAAAGTTTGATAAAGAAGTGGAATCTGCAACCTCTGAGGCAGTATCGGGTCTAGAGAATATGGGGGCAATCTCTAGCGATGTTAATATTGACATGCTAAAATACTCTGTCGCTGCCTATTACACCATTACATCTACTGAAGCTGCTAGTAATCTTGCAAGATTTGATAATATTCGATATGGTTATGATTTTGACTCTAGAGGGTTTGAGTTTAATTCCTATATTTCACAGGCAAGAAAACAGTTTGGACCCGAAGTCACACGACGAATGATTCTAGGTGGATTTGTACCCTCTGCCGGACACGCAGGAAAATATTTCCTCAAGGCACTCAAGGTAAAAACAGCACTAATTCAAGAGACTGAGCAAATTTTTAAAGACGTAGATTTTCTAATATCTCCAACGGTTCCAATTTTGCCATTTCGTATTGGGGCAAAAATTGATAATCCAATTGCATTATTTTCAATTGATTTGACCACTGTTCTTGCAAACTTGAGTGGATGCCCTGCAATATCAGTACCGTTTGCGCTATCTGCAGACTCTCTTCCAATTGGAATACAAATTATGGCGCCACACGGTAAAGACAAATCTCTACTATGTGCTGCAAAAGCTCTTGAAAAAATTTCAAAGGTGAATAAATCATGA
- the gatB gene encoding Asp-tRNA(Asn)/Glu-tRNA(Gln) amidotransferase subunit GatB, with protein sequence MTKIGLEIHCQLTSLNSKLFCPCSSEYLNFTANMNTCPICLGHPGTLPLLNKEAIKFAISIAQSLHCKIPEKIAFFRKNYFYPNLPKNYQITQLNVYGDTSIGVDGSIDIDGKIRITRIQLEEDPGRLVYEGASENTKVPMVDYNRSGIALVEIVTEPDFKSPAQTRQFLNTLSEILKNLQVSDPTLEGAMRVDGNVSVPGGAKVEIKNVGSFHELEKALNYEITRQNTLIGNDNKIDQETRHWDDRRKITIPSRSKELDLDYRYFLENDIPWVVLSKKLLDDIKKMTPENFETRRERYIQEYGINSQVSNILVTERYFYELFDEACTPQNAKDLANLITTDLMGLLNSKEAQGNSKLTPAHLASLLTALERKDITRPSAKKAISVMIEQGTDLDDIISNLNLGGTIQDDSIEKIINDILKRQPEIKDSVINNPQAINFLVGKVMKESNGKANPTTILLLIKKILKV encoded by the coding sequence ATGACAAAGATTGGTCTGGAGATTCACTGCCAACTTACTAGTCTGAATAGTAAATTATTTTGCCCCTGCAGTTCTGAGTATCTGAATTTCACTGCAAATATGAATACTTGCCCCATCTGTCTTGGACATCCTGGCACATTACCACTACTCAATAAAGAGGCGATAAAATTTGCCATCTCTATTGCCCAATCTCTACACTGCAAGATACCGGAAAAGATTGCATTTTTTCGTAAAAATTATTTTTATCCAAATCTGCCAAAAAATTATCAAATTACCCAACTCAATGTCTACGGTGATACTAGCATTGGTGTTGATGGCAGTATAGACATTGACGGCAAGATACGAATTACTCGTATACAATTAGAAGAAGACCCTGGCAGACTGGTATATGAGGGGGCGTCTGAGAACACCAAAGTCCCAATGGTCGATTATAACAGATCTGGTATTGCACTAGTTGAAATTGTAACTGAGCCTGATTTTAAGAGCCCAGCACAAACACGGCAATTTTTAAACACATTATCTGAAATTTTAAAAAATCTCCAAGTCTCTGATCCTACTTTGGAAGGTGCCATGCGTGTAGATGGAAATGTGTCAGTTCCTGGCGGTGCCAAAGTTGAAATCAAAAATGTCGGCTCTTTTCATGAATTAGAGAAGGCATTAAATTATGAAATTACTCGACAGAACACTTTGATTGGTAATGATAATAAAATTGATCAAGAGACTCGTCACTGGGATGATCGCAGGAAAATTACTATACCTTCTCGCTCCAAAGAGCTTGATCTTGATTATCGCTATTTTCTTGAGAATGACATTCCGTGGGTTGTTTTGAGTAAGAAATTACTTGATGATATTAAAAAGATGACTCCTGAAAACTTTGAGACGCGACGCGAACGCTACATTCAAGAATATGGGATTAACTCTCAAGTATCTAACATACTTGTCACTGAAAGATATTTTTATGAATTATTTGATGAGGCGTGCACTCCTCAGAACGCCAAAGACTTGGCAAATCTTATCACCACTGACTTGATGGGATTATTGAATAGCAAAGAGGCACAAGGCAACTCTAAACTAACACCTGCCCATTTGGCCTCTCTATTAACCGCACTTGAGCGCAAAGATATTACGAGACCTTCTGCCAAAAAAGCAATATCTGTAATGATTGAACAGGGTACAGACTTGGATGATATAATTTCAAATTTGAATCTGGGTGGGACCATTCAGGACGATTCCATTGAAAAAATAATTAATGATATATTGAAACGGCAACCAGAGATTAAAGACTCTGTGATTAATAATCCTCAGGCCATAAATTTTCTAGTTGGTAAAGTCATGAAGGAGTCTAACGGCAAAGCAAATCCGACAACTATACTACTTTTGATAAAGAAGATTCTAAAAGTATGA
- a CDS encoding DUF3800 domain-containing protein, which produces MYIMYVDDSGTTSYKDQSELYILSGVIVHKNNVKHIKNAICQYKIDNFVEKYIDAEIHTHDIFKSREEFTNISKEIKYNLLDKLYDTIANMNITTISVIIRKELFKNEYPTWDIFNTTLIYLVERYDKYIECSDKTDEGGIIKIDKSTSKQQKVAFDTVNGLRKRGSIWQDINHIIKNPIFVNSAGVEGIQIADAIAYCTFKHKTGTEKFNPYWNKIYNKFRKGEQNKVNGFGIKEFP; this is translated from the coding sequence ATGTATATAATGTATGTAGATGATTCAGGTACAACTAGTTATAAAGATCAGTCAGAATTGTATATCTTATCAGGAGTTATTGTCCATAAAAATAACGTTAAACACATAAAGAATGCTATTTGTCAATATAAAATAGATAATTTTGTTGAGAAATATATTGATGCAGAAATTCACACACATGATATTTTCAAAAGCAGAGAAGAATTTACCAACATAAGTAAGGAAATAAAATATAATCTCTTGGATAAATTATATGACACCATTGCCAATATGAACATTACAACTATTTCGGTGATTATTCGTAAAGAATTATTTAAAAATGAATATCCTACATGGGATATTTTCAATACAACTTTGATATATCTTGTTGAAAGATATGACAAATACATAGAATGTAGTGATAAAACAGATGAAGGGGGAATAATAAAAATTGATAAAAGTACAAGTAAGCAACAAAAAGTTGCATTTGACACTGTAAATGGTTTGAGAAAAAGAGGTTCTATTTGGCAAGATATAAATCACATAATTAAAAATCCGATATTTGTAAATTCTGCAGGGGTAGAAGGAATACAAATTGCAGATGCCATAGCATACTGTACATTTAAGCACAAAACTGGTACTGAAAAATTTAACCCATACTGGAATAAAATTTATAATAAATTTAGAAAAGGAGAACAAAACAAGGTAAATGGTTTTGGAATCAAAGAATTTCCTTAG